In the genome of Pelodiscus sinensis isolate JC-2024 chromosome 15, ASM4963464v1, whole genome shotgun sequence, one region contains:
- the LOC102446381 gene encoding macrophage migration inhibitory factor — MPMFVVNTNVSKDAVPESLTGELTQQLAKATGKPAQYIAVHIVADQLMSFGGSTDPCALCSLHSIGKIGGQQNKNYTKLLCDLLTKQLHIPADRVYINYYDMNAANVGWNGSTFA, encoded by the exons ATGCCCATGTTTGTGGTGAACACCAACGTGAGCAAGGACGCGGTGCCGGAGAGCCTGACGGGGGAGCTCACCCAGCAGCTAGCAAAGGCGACCGGCAAGCCTGCCCAG TACATAGCTGTGCACATTGTAGCAGATCAGCTGATGTCCTTTGGAGGCTCCACGGATCCCTGTGCCCTTTGCAGCCTGCACAGCATTGGCAAGATAGGAGGCCAGCAGAACAAGAACTATACCAAGCTGTTGTGTGACCTGCTCACTAAACAACTGCACATACCTGCAGATAG AGTCTACATCAACTATTATGACATGAATGCTGCTAATGTGGGCTGGAATGGTTCCACCTTCGCATAG